GGCTAAGGAGAAGAAATCATCATGGTTTTAAACTTTATCATGTTATTTATAACAGCTATATGTATTTTAATAAAAAAAAATAGGTGGGCCGTTCTTTTTTTCTTGCTGACAATATTAGTTCTTGAACTAGAGTTTATACATCATGCTACAGATCCTTTAGGTCTGCAATATTAAGATTAAGGGAGCATATATGACAGAAGCTTTTAAAAGAAATGAGTCTTATATTTTAAATGCTAT
This region of Francisella frigiditurris genomic DNA includes:
- a CDS encoding DUF5993 family protein; protein product: MLFITAICILIKKNRWAVLFFLLTILVLELEFIHHATDPLGLQY